From Oscillospiraceae bacterium CM, a single genomic window includes:
- a CDS encoding iron-only hydrogenase system regulator: METRVAVIGIIVENSDSVDRLNGVLHEYGEFIIGRMGLPYRKKNISVISIAVDAPQDVISALSGKIGRLAGVSAKTAYSNVISKQDD; the protein is encoded by the coding sequence ATGGAGACGAGAGTTGCCGTCATTGGGATCATCGTTGAAAACAGCGATTCGGTTGATCGGCTCAATGGTGTTTTGCATGAATACGGCGAATTTATCATCGGCAGAATGGGGCTGCCGTACCGCAAGAAAAACATCAGCGTTATCAGCATCGCCGTCGACGCGCCGCAGGATGTGATCAGCGCCTTGTCCGGCAAAATCGGGCGTCTTGCCGGTGTCAGCGCGAAAACAGCTTATTCAAATGTAATTTCGAAACAGGATGATTGA
- the hydE gene encoding [FeFe] hydrogenase H-cluster radical SAM maturase HydE, with protein sequence MKELVDKLEKNRVLSREEFKTLIEKRDDETAAYLFERARHVRQSVYGNDVYMRGLIEFTNFCKNDCHYCGIRRSNKNCERYRLTKDQILSCCASGYALGFRTFVLQGGEDPFYTDEKMTDIIRAIKTSYPDCALTLSVGEKSYETYKAFREAGADRYLLRHETANPCHYAALHPADMAFEDRMQCLYNLKDIGFQAGCGFMVGSPQQTTETIIDDLLFIKALDPQMVGIGPFIPHHDTPFKDEQAGALELTLYLLAIIRLMLPSVLLPATTALGTIHPKGREKGILAGANVVMPNLSPIDVRNKYLLYDNKICTGDEAAECVRCMSRRVESIGYRIVVARGDYKKINDHTAEDACQKGTVPCITQSH encoded by the coding sequence ATGAAAGAACTCGTTGACAAACTGGAAAAAAACAGAGTCCTCAGCCGCGAGGAATTCAAAACATTGATTGAAAAACGTGACGACGAGACGGCGGCGTACCTCTTTGAGCGAGCACGCCACGTCCGTCAGAGCGTGTATGGCAACGACGTTTATATGCGGGGGCTGATTGAGTTTACAAACTTCTGCAAAAACGACTGTCATTACTGCGGTATCCGCCGGAGCAACAAAAACTGCGAGCGATACCGGCTGACGAAGGATCAAATTCTCAGCTGCTGCGCCAGCGGTTACGCGCTCGGCTTCCGCACCTTCGTCCTGCAGGGCGGCGAGGACCCGTTTTATACGGATGAAAAGATGACCGATATCATCCGCGCGATTAAAACGAGTTACCCCGACTGCGCGCTGACCCTCTCCGTCGGTGAAAAGAGCTATGAGACGTACAAAGCGTTTCGAGAAGCCGGGGCTGACCGATACCTTCTGCGCCATGAGACGGCAAATCCGTGTCATTACGCGGCGCTGCATCCGGCGGACATGGCCTTTGAGGACAGAATGCAATGCCTTTACAATTTGAAAGACATCGGGTTTCAGGCTGGCTGCGGTTTTATGGTCGGCTCGCCGCAGCAGACAACGGAAACCATCATTGACGACCTCTTGTTTATCAAGGCGCTTGACCCCCAGATGGTCGGCATTGGGCCTTTTATCCCGCACCACGACACGCCGTTTAAGGATGAACAAGCGGGAGCATTGGAACTAACGCTTTATCTTTTGGCCATCATCCGCCTCATGCTCCCAAGCGTTTTGCTCCCTGCGACGACAGCCCTCGGGACGATTCACCCGAAAGGGCGGGAAAAAGGGATTCTTGCGGGCGCCAACGTCGTCATGCCAAACCTCTCGCCGATTGACGTCCGGAACAAGTACCTCTTATACGACAATAAAATCTGTACGGGTGACGAAGCCGCCGAGTGCGTTCGCTGTATGTCACGGCGCGTTGAAAGCATTGGATACCGCATCGTCGTCGCCAGAGGCGATTATAAAAAAATAAACGATCATACGGCGGAAGACGCTTGTCAGAAAGGAACAGTGCCATGTATAACCCAAAGTCATTAA
- the hydG gene encoding [FeFe] hydrogenase H-cluster radical SAM maturase HydG — protein MYNPKSLKAEEFIDHQEVLDTLAYSEANKSNAALIDSIIQKAKERKGLTHREAAVLLDCDIKEKNDELFALAKQIKDDFYGNRIVMFAPLYLSNYCINGCVYCPYHVTNKHIARKKLTQDEIVREVMALQDMGHKRLALEAGEDPANNPIEYILESIKTIYSIKHKNGAIRRVNVNIAATTVEDYKKLKDAGIGTYILFQETYHKESYEKLHPTGPKHNYAYHTEAMDRAMEAGIDDVGLGVLYGLELYRYEFAAQLMHAEHLEAVFGVGPHTISVPRIKPADDIDPNTFDNGIDDETFAKIVACIRIAVPYTGMIISTRESQETRERVLGLGISQISGASRTSVGGYCEAEPEDEKTEQFDTSDKRTLDEVVRWLMELGHIPSFCTACYREGRTGDRFMAFCKSGQILNFCHPNALMTLEEYLLDYATPETRAIGEALIKAEIEKVPSEKVKARAIQNLENIRNGKRDFRF, from the coding sequence ATGTATAACCCAAAGTCATTAAAAGCGGAAGAATTTATCGACCACCAGGAGGTTCTTGATACGCTGGCTTATTCGGAGGCCAACAAGTCTAACGCCGCGCTCATCGACAGCATTATTCAAAAAGCGAAGGAGCGTAAAGGCCTCACGCACCGCGAAGCCGCTGTTTTGCTCGATTGCGACATCAAGGAGAAAAATGACGAGCTTTTTGCCCTCGCCAAGCAGATTAAAGACGATTTTTACGGCAACCGCATTGTCATGTTCGCACCGTTATACCTCTCAAACTACTGCATCAACGGCTGCGTTTACTGCCCGTATCATGTGACAAACAAGCACATTGCACGAAAGAAGCTGACACAGGACGAGATCGTTCGCGAGGTGATGGCCTTGCAGGATATGGGACATAAGCGCCTGGCGCTTGAGGCGGGGGAAGACCCGGCGAACAACCCGATTGAGTACATCCTAGAGTCAATCAAAACGATTTACAGCATCAAGCATAAAAACGGCGCAATCCGCCGCGTCAACGTGAATATTGCCGCAACGACGGTTGAAGATTATAAAAAGCTCAAGGATGCCGGGATCGGCACCTATATCCTGTTTCAGGAAACATACCATAAGGAAAGCTATGAAAAGCTGCACCCGACGGGGCCGAAGCACAATTACGCCTATCACACAGAGGCCATGGATCGCGCCATGGAAGCCGGTATTGACGACGTGGGGCTTGGCGTTCTGTACGGGCTGGAGCTCTACCGCTATGAATTCGCCGCGCAGCTCATGCATGCCGAGCATCTGGAGGCTGTTTTCGGTGTCGGGCCGCACACCATCAGCGTGCCCCGCATCAAACCGGCTGACGATATCGATCCAAACACGTTTGACAACGGCATTGATGATGAGACGTTTGCTAAAATCGTCGCCTGTATCCGCATTGCCGTCCCATATACGGGCATGATCATTTCAACGCGTGAGAGCCAAGAGACACGCGAGCGCGTTCTCGGCCTCGGTATCTCCCAGATCAGCGGCGCGTCCCGCACGAGCGTCGGCGGCTATTGCGAAGCGGAGCCGGAGGATGAGAAAACAGAGCAATTCGACACAAGTGACAAACGGACGCTTGACGAGGTCGTCCGCTGGCTGATGGAGCTTGGCCATATCCCCAGCTTCTGCACGGCGTGTTACCGCGAAGGGCGCACGGGCGACCGCTTTATGGCGTTTTGCAAAAGCGGGCAGATTTTGAACTTCTGCCATCCGAACGCCCTCATGACGCTGGAGGAATACCTGCTCGATTATGCCACACCCGAGACACGAGCCATCGGCGAGGCGCTTATTAAAGCGGAGATTGAAAAGGTGCCGAGCGAAAAGGTCAAGGCCCGGGCCATTCAAAACCTTGAGAACATCAGAAACGGCAAACGGGATTTCCGTTTTTAA
- the hydF gene encoding [FeFe] hydrogenase H-cluster maturation GTPase HydF, translating to MSLNDTPSSDRVHIGFFGRRNAGKSSVVNAVTGQDLAVVSDVKGTTTDPVYKAMELLPMGPVMIIDTPGIDDEGQLGQLRVKKTKQVLNKTDVAVLVIDAAVGKTEADRALIALFEEKKINYIVVYNKADLLTAHETPLPNEIYVSALKQTNIEALKEKIARLAPTDDQKLKIVGDLLSPSDFVVLVTPIDKAAPKGRLILPQQQTIRDILEADAVAIVVKEYELRETLENLGKKPSLVITDSQVFAKVSADTPRDIPLTSFSILFARYKGLLHEAVRGAAALENLRDGDTILLSEGCTHHRQCDDIGRVKLPRWIKNYTGKELNFDFTSGAAFEDDLSKYKLVIHCGGCMLNEREIRYRQKCAVDQGVAITNYGIIIAYMQGILKRSLEVFPSIHAEIPE from the coding sequence ATGTCTCTCAATGATACGCCGTCATCTGACCGCGTGCATATCGGCTTTTTCGGCCGGCGAAACGCCGGTAAATCCAGCGTCGTCAACGCGGTGACGGGGCAGGATCTCGCCGTCGTTTCCGACGTTAAGGGCACAACGACAGACCCTGTTTATAAAGCCATGGAGCTTTTGCCGATGGGCCCTGTGATGATCATTGATACGCCGGGCATTGACGACGAGGGACAGCTGGGGCAGCTGCGCGTTAAAAAAACGAAGCAAGTGCTCAACAAGACAGATGTCGCCGTTTTGGTTATCGACGCAGCCGTCGGAAAAACAGAGGCGGACAGGGCCCTCATCGCCCTTTTTGAAGAAAAGAAAATCAATTACATTGTTGTCTATAATAAGGCAGACCTCCTGACGGCGCATGAGACGCCGTTGCCAAACGAAATCTACGTCAGCGCACTGAAACAAACGAACATTGAGGCATTGAAAGAAAAAATTGCGCGTCTCGCGCCGACGGACGATCAAAAGCTCAAAATCGTCGGCGATCTATTAAGCCCGTCCGACTTTGTCGTCTTAGTGACGCCGATTGACAAAGCCGCGCCCAAGGGGCGGCTTATTCTCCCGCAGCAGCAGACGATTCGTGACATTCTGGAGGCGGACGCTGTCGCCATCGTCGTCAAAGAATATGAGCTCAGGGAGACACTTGAAAACCTCGGGAAAAAGCCGAGCCTCGTCATAACCGACAGCCAGGTGTTTGCCAAAGTCTCTGCCGATACGCCGCGCGACATCCCGCTGACGTCTTTTTCCATCCTGTTCGCGCGATATAAGGGGCTTTTACACGAGGCTGTGCGCGGCGCGGCGGCGCTGGAAAACCTGCGTGACGGCGATACTATCCTTTTGTCCGAGGGCTGCACCCATCACCGCCAGTGCGACGATATCGGACGGGTGAAGCTGCCGCGGTGGATAAAAAATTACACGGGGAAAGAACTCAACTTTGATTTTACCTCCGGCGCGGCGTTTGAAGACGACTTGTCAAAATACAAGCTCGTGATCCATTGCGGCGGCTGCATGCTGAATGAGCGCGAAATCCGCTATCGGCAGAAGTGCGCTGTTGATCAGGGCGTTGCCATCACGAATTACGGCATCATTATTGCTTATATGCAGGGGATATTAAAACGCAGCCTGGAGGTTTTTCCGAGCATCCATGCGGAAATCCCGGAATAA
- a CDS encoding aspartate ammonia-lyase: protein MREEKDSLGSIQLDDEALYGLQSARARENFTLGYKKTNFRLIYAIIRVKKAAALSYRKLGIGKDGVYDAVITACDRLLAGEADDQFITDALQGGAGTSTNMNVNEVIANLALVILGKKPGDYNTVHPLEDVNRGQSTNDVYPTALRIAAIELLRGLSDGCAKLQTALQEKENEFDTVKKLGRTELMDAVPITLGAEFGAFAQAIARDRWRLYKVEERLRQVNIGGTAVGRADNAERQYRFEVIEQLRSLTNIGLAAAEYPMDITQNNDVFVEVSGLLKALAVNLIKISNDLRLMNAGPHGMLGEIKLAPMQMGSTIMPGKYNPVIPEMTMQAAMRVIANDTAITLAAAHGEFELNAFFPLIADALLESLELLERAVFLFRTKCIERLEPDRDRCLALLSASHAFATAYTTRLGYETVSRIIAENGGDPEKIKTALDKELE, encoded by the coding sequence GTGCGGGAAGAAAAAGACAGCCTCGGCAGCATACAGCTGGACGACGAGGCGCTGTATGGCCTGCAAAGCGCCCGAGCGCGTGAAAATTTCACGCTCGGCTATAAAAAGACGAACTTCAGGCTTATATATGCCATTATCCGTGTTAAAAAGGCGGCCGCTTTGTCGTATCGGAAACTGGGCATCGGCAAAGACGGCGTTTATGATGCGGTTATAACGGCCTGTGACCGTCTTCTCGCCGGTGAAGCCGACGACCAGTTTATCACCGACGCCTTACAGGGCGGTGCCGGGACATCAACAAACATGAACGTTAACGAAGTCATTGCCAATCTGGCGCTCGTCATTCTGGGCAAAAAACCGGGCGACTATAACACTGTTCATCCGCTTGAGGACGTTAACCGCGGCCAATCAACAAACGATGTTTACCCAACGGCGCTGCGCATCGCAGCTATCGAGCTTTTGCGCGGTCTCTCCGATGGGTGTGCCAAGCTCCAGACGGCGCTGCAGGAGAAGGAAAACGAATTTGACACCGTCAAAAAGCTTGGGCGAACAGAGCTGATGGATGCCGTTCCCATCACGCTGGGCGCTGAATTTGGAGCGTTTGCGCAGGCGATAGCGCGCGACCGCTGGCGGCTTTATAAGGTGGAGGAACGGCTGCGGCAGGTCAATATCGGGGGGACGGCCGTCGGCCGGGCGGACAATGCCGAGCGCCAATACCGCTTTGAGGTCATTGAGCAGCTGCGCAGCCTGACAAACATCGGTCTTGCCGCCGCCGAGTACCCGATGGACATCACACAAAATAACGACGTGTTCGTCGAAGTGTCCGGCCTTCTGAAGGCACTGGCCGTTAACCTCATCAAGATATCAAACGATTTGCGCCTGATGAATGCCGGGCCGCACGGCATGCTCGGCGAAATAAAGCTTGCGCCCATGCAGATGGGCAGCACGATCATGCCGGGGAAATATAACCCAGTCATCCCCGAAATGACAATGCAGGCGGCGATGCGCGTCATCGCCAACGATACGGCCATCACGCTGGCCGCCGCGCACGGCGAATTTGAGCTTAATGCCTTTTTCCCGCTCATAGCCGACGCGCTTTTAGAAAGCTTGGAGCTCTTAGAGCGGGCTGTTTTCCTCTTCCGGACGAAATGCATCGAGCGCTTAGAGCCCGACAGGGACAGGTGCCTTGCGCTTTTGTCAGCTTCCCACGCTTTTGCAACGGCTTATACGACGCGACTTGGTTACGAAACGGTCAGCCGAATTATCGCCGAAAACGGCGGTGATCCCGAAAAAATTAAAACAGCGCTGGACAAAGAACTGGAATAG
- a CDS encoding SpoIIE family protein phosphatase has product MKFFEDTVAQSVKTGKIICGDAYLCRRSLDTTDFVLCDGIGSGVYANIAAVSCASRLLELFKSGVTFRHACEMVADSMHKARSESIPFSAFSAVRILHDGQFTVFTYEAPEPIYIMDGTAFVLKMHYYAAGDEQIGEASGTLAVGDTLILCSDGVTQAGLGHGYTFGIGSEGIADFLNRQLARGADPASLPRRLVDMTAEISKDKFEDDTTAAFLNCRDAFEITMLSGPPSIKSKDRLFVERFMQSAGPRIVCGSTTAEILSRELKRDLLLKSAGTALGSPPEYQMDGVDMITEGAVILNQIYNILGEDPDCFSCASPVERLCAMLLKADVITFIVGRSVNSAHTELVFKQLGIRPRDAAIRLISKRLTEMGKLIVGEYY; this is encoded by the coding sequence GTGAAGTTTTTTGAGGATACGGTCGCCCAGTCCGTTAAAACGGGAAAAATTATATGCGGTGACGCCTATTTGTGCCGCCGCTCTCTGGACACGACTGATTTCGTCCTCTGTGACGGCATTGGCTCCGGCGTCTACGCCAATATTGCCGCCGTCTCCTGTGCGAGCAGGCTTTTAGAGCTGTTTAAAAGCGGCGTTACATTTCGGCACGCCTGCGAAATGGTTGCCGATTCAATGCATAAGGCGCGTTCTGAATCGATCCCATTTTCTGCTTTTTCCGCCGTGCGCATCCTGCACGACGGGCAGTTTACCGTTTTTACATACGAAGCGCCGGAGCCAATTTACATCATGGACGGGACGGCCTTCGTTCTTAAGATGCACTATTATGCCGCCGGTGACGAGCAAATCGGCGAGGCGTCCGGCACACTCGCCGTCGGGGATACACTGATCCTCTGCTCAGACGGGGTGACGCAAGCCGGGCTCGGCCACGGCTATACGTTTGGTATTGGGTCCGAGGGAATCGCCGATTTTTTAAACAGACAGCTGGCCCGCGGGGCCGACCCGGCCAGTTTGCCGCGTCGCCTCGTTGACATGACGGCGGAAATTTCGAAGGACAAATTTGAAGACGATACGACGGCGGCCTTTTTAAACTGCCGGGATGCTTTTGAAATCACCATGCTCAGCGGCCCGCCGTCCATCAAATCAAAAGATCGGCTTTTCGTCGAGCGGTTCATGCAATCAGCTGGGCCGCGCATCGTCTGCGGGTCGACAACGGCAGAAATTCTCTCGCGCGAGCTCAAACGGGATTTGCTCTTAAAAAGCGCCGGCACCGCGCTTGGCAGCCCGCCGGAATACCAAATGGACGGTGTTGACATGATCACGGAAGGCGCCGTGATCTTAAACCAGATCTACAATATCCTTGGTGAGGACCCCGACTGCTTCTCCTGTGCGTCGCCTGTTGAGCGCCTGTGCGCCATGCTATTAAAAGCGGATGTGATCACGTTTATCGTGGGCCGGTCGGTCAATTCCGCCCATACCGAGCTTGTTTTTAAGCAGCTCGGTATCCGCCCGCGTGACGCGGCGATCCGCCTGATTTCAAAGCGGCTGACGGAAATGGGGAAGCTTATCGTCGGCGAATATTACTAA
- a CDS encoding 4Fe-4S binding protein, whose amino-acid sequence MSRYHHNEKHNTVYTVTANCQDCYRCVRVCPVKAISVRDGQACIEDDLCIKCGTCVRECPQHAKTIRSSLYTVKELLAFGRTVAVSVAPSFAALFDGHRAARLPAALKKLGFHYVSETAEGALFVTEETLKRTGHGSICTACPAVINYIEKYKPEYIDKLVPVVSPMIAHGRLLKKRLGHDCAVVFIGPCAAKKLEAQRPENADAIDAVITFNELLSWLQEEGIDLDTCPEDGFESFGDLSKARLFPLQGGLLKTGDIDCDGTNADTIHISGAQDVIGMLDIPPAQWSYAIAEPLFCAGGCINGPGITLDKNIFLRKQDIISYAENRALPVLTDIDRAVVADATFENDMVDILNDYVDEEKINQVLEAQGKLNPELQLNCGACGYESCRDNAIAVTRGMAEPEMCIPYMRRLAQQRTDRIIETSPNGVVILDSELNIIHMNPAFQSMFLCNNGILGRRISYLVDADGYEKMATGAADTYEAIRSRYGKKYHEQLYKLPVEKQYVGLYTDVTRIKFDAKQIDLIKRQTVEQAKELLDHQIRFSQEMAHFLGKSTARSEELVTRLMDLYEEQGSF is encoded by the coding sequence ATGTCAAGATATCATCACAACGAAAAGCATAATACCGTCTACACCGTGACTGCAAACTGTCAGGACTGTTATCGCTGTGTCCGCGTCTGTCCCGTCAAGGCTATCAGTGTGCGCGACGGGCAAGCCTGCATTGAAGATGACCTTTGCATCAAATGCGGTACCTGTGTGCGAGAATGCCCGCAGCACGCCAAAACAATTCGTTCAAGTCTCTATACCGTCAAAGAGCTTCTGGCCTTCGGGCGGACGGTCGCTGTCAGCGTCGCGCCGTCATTTGCCGCCCTGTTTGACGGGCATCGTGCCGCGCGGCTGCCGGCCGCGCTCAAGAAGCTGGGCTTCCACTATGTCTCCGAGACGGCGGAGGGGGCCCTTTTTGTCACAGAGGAAACGCTCAAGCGCACGGGTCACGGCAGTATCTGCACCGCTTGCCCCGCCGTTATCAACTATATCGAAAAATATAAACCGGAATATATCGATAAGCTTGTCCCTGTCGTCTCCCCCATGATCGCGCACGGCCGCCTGCTGAAAAAACGGCTCGGACACGACTGTGCCGTTGTCTTCATCGGTCCGTGCGCGGCGAAAAAGCTTGAGGCGCAGCGCCCGGAAAACGCCGATGCCATTGATGCCGTCATCACCTTCAACGAACTGCTCAGCTGGCTTCAGGAGGAGGGTATCGATCTTGACACATGCCCTGAGGACGGCTTTGAGAGCTTTGGTGATCTCAGCAAGGCACGTCTCTTCCCGCTGCAGGGCGGTCTTTTAAAAACGGGCGACATTGACTGTGACGGGACGAATGCCGATACGATCCATATCAGCGGCGCGCAGGATGTCATCGGGATGCTCGATATTCCACCCGCGCAGTGGTCCTATGCGATTGCCGAACCGCTTTTCTGCGCGGGTGGCTGCATCAACGGCCCCGGCATTACCCTTGATAAGAATATCTTCCTGCGCAAGCAGGATATCATATCTTACGCCGAAAACCGCGCTCTGCCGGTTTTAACAGATATTGACCGCGCCGTCGTCGCAGACGCGACGTTTGAAAACGACATGGTCGACATTTTAAATGATTATGTTGATGAGGAAAAAATCAATCAAGTGTTAGAAGCGCAGGGCAAACTCAACCCAGAGCTGCAGCTCAACTGCGGGGCCTGCGGCTACGAATCCTGCCGCGACAATGCCATTGCCGTTACGCGGGGTATGGCAGAGCCGGAAATGTGCATTCCATACATGCGCCGCCTGGCCCAGCAGCGGACGGACCGTATTATAGAAACAAGCCCCAATGGCGTCGTGATCCTCGACAGCGAACTCAACATCATCCATATGAACCCGGCTTTCCAAAGCATGTTCCTGTGTAACAACGGCATTCTGGGGCGGCGCATTTCATATCTTGTCGACGCCGACGGGTACGAAAAAATGGCCACCGGCGCTGCCGACACATATGAAGCCATTCGAAGCCGCTACGGCAAAAAATATCATGAACAGCTTTATAAGCTGCCTGTTGAGAAGCAGTACGTCGGTCTTTATACGGACGTGACAAGAATCAAGTTTGACGCCAAGCAGATTGATTTAATTAAACGGCAGACGGTTGAGCAGGCCAAAGAGCTTCTGGATCATCAAATCCGCTTTTCGCAGGAGATGGCGCATTTTCTGGGCAAAAGCACAGCCAGAAGCGAGGAACTCGTGACGCGGCTGATGGACCTTTACGAAGAACAGGGGTCGTTTTGA
- a CDS encoding redox-sensing transcriptional repressor Rex: MTDSEFKLPSISVQTLRRLPLYLEHLKSLDHEKTKIISSPAIARALHLNEVQVRKDLAAIKSGGRPRTGYLLEKLVGDLETYLGYGNINEAVLVGAGHLGRALLSYKEFDSYGLKIVVGFDVDDAVIGTEVAGKKVLHIGKLESLCRRMHINIGILTVPASSAQLVCNMMVKAGIRAIWNFAPVKLDVPEHILVQNENMASSLAVLSKHLKKRISK; encoded by the coding sequence ATGACCGACAGCGAATTTAAACTCCCCTCTATCTCCGTTCAGACGCTTCGTCGCCTGCCGCTTTATCTCGAGCATCTGAAATCTCTCGACCATGAAAAAACAAAGATCATTTCGTCCCCCGCTATTGCCAGGGCCTTACATTTAAACGAGGTGCAGGTCCGAAAAGACCTTGCCGCCATTAAAAGCGGCGGCCGACCGCGGACGGGTTACTTACTTGAAAAGCTCGTCGGCGACCTGGAGACCTATTTGGGCTACGGCAATATTAATGAGGCGGTTCTCGTCGGTGCCGGTCATCTCGGCCGGGCGCTGCTCTCTTATAAAGAATTTGACAGCTATGGGCTTAAAATTGTCGTTGGCTTTGATGTGGATGATGCTGTCATCGGCACCGAGGTCGCCGGCAAAAAGGTTTTACATATTGGAAAGCTGGAAAGCCTCTGCCGGCGTATGCACATCAATATCGGTATTCTGACAGTTCCCGCCTCGAGCGCCCAGCTTGTCTGCAACATGATGGTTAAGGCTGGCATCCGCGCCATCTGGAATTTTGCGCCCGTTAAGCTTGACGTGCCGGAGCATATCCTTGTTCAAAACGAAAACATGGCCTCATCGCTGGCCGTTTTGTCAAAGCACCTTAAAAAGCGCATCAGCAAATAG
- a CDS encoding RNA helicase: MKKAQKARREFEKISGQLAHLTALVRNTKDSKLWDHEASVRKKIKALQEMAPGDFTELDTVYNGYLALLDDISARLLAHYNKKKRTDYTFEEIVKTDRAGYLASGIMSVLFTSHIPKMIQDAFNSHFPANPKDEYENARKMRRHVVLHLGETNTGKTYRAIERLKQADNGVYLAPLRILALENFERLNQEGVPCHLVTGEEEILVTGARHVCSTIEKLDLDVLYDVAVIDEVQMIADGQRGFAWTRAVLGLQSTEIHICGAFNAKALLLKILGDCRDDVEIIEYRRNTPLEVCSAPFSLQHAQRGDALVAFSKRRVLELSKYYQERGVHNSVIYGDLPPEVRRMQYHAFIQGDSKLLITTDAIGMGVNLPIRRIIFTDLMKFDGEEKRYITSQEVKQIAGRAGRRGIYDVGYVCTTGVDFLFLKENLETADEPLIKAVLGPGEAIMRIQGLPLRDKLALWSTSAERLDYYRKMDVRDYLLILDSIRPFRLPEKAEFQLMKLPFNVRDAAILADFLEHVETCFIKKEAAINKPKAAGQTLADFERYYQKLGLYYAFSKNFNLSFEPEWVYAERAATSEKINRLLLKL, encoded by the coding sequence ATGAAAAAGGCGCAGAAAGCACGGCGGGAATTTGAAAAAATTAGCGGGCAGCTCGCGCACTTGACGGCGCTCGTCCGAAACACGAAGGATTCGAAGCTTTGGGATCACGAGGCCAGTGTCCGCAAAAAAATAAAGGCGCTTCAAGAGATGGCACCCGGTGATTTTACGGAGCTTGATACGGTTTACAATGGCTATCTCGCCCTGCTCGACGATATTTCCGCTCGCCTCTTGGCGCATTACAACAAGAAAAAACGCACCGATTACACATTTGAAGAAATTGTAAAAACAGACCGCGCCGGTTATTTAGCCTCCGGTATCATGTCCGTTCTTTTCACGAGCCATATCCCAAAAATGATTCAAGATGCGTTCAACAGCCATTTCCCGGCCAACCCGAAGGACGAATATGAAAACGCCAGAAAAATGCGTCGGCACGTCGTTTTGCACCTTGGGGAGACAAATACGGGCAAGACATACCGGGCTATTGAACGGTTGAAACAGGCTGATAACGGGGTTTATCTCGCGCCGCTGCGCATTTTGGCGCTGGAGAATTTTGAGCGGCTGAATCAAGAAGGCGTGCCTTGCCATCTTGTCACCGGCGAGGAGGAAATCCTTGTAACGGGTGCGCGCCATGTCTGCTCGACGATCGAAAAGCTTGATCTGGACGTGTTATATGATGTTGCCGTTATCGACGAAGTGCAAATGATAGCCGACGGACAGCGGGGCTTTGCGTGGACACGCGCCGTGCTGGGGCTTCAAAGCACCGAAATCCATATCTGCGGGGCGTTCAACGCCAAAGCGCTGTTGCTCAAAATTCTTGGGGACTGCCGGGATGACGTTGAAATCATCGAATACCGGCGTAACACGCCGCTGGAGGTTTGCAGCGCACCGTTTTCGCTCCAGCACGCCCAACGGGGAGACGCGCTCGTGGCTTTTTCCAAAAGGCGCGTTTTAGAACTATCAAAATATTATCAGGAGCGCGGCGTTCATAACAGCGTCATTTACGGCGATCTGCCGCCGGAAGTCCGGCGGATGCAGTACCACGCTTTTATACAGGGAGACAGTAAGCTGCTCATCACTACGGACGCGATTGGCATGGGCGTTAATCTCCCGATTCGCCGGATTATTTTTACCGACCTGATGAAGTTCGACGGGGAGGAGAAACGATACATCACCTCGCAGGAAGTGAAACAAATTGCGGGACGGGCGGGGCGACGCGGCATCTATGACGTCGGCTACGTCTGCACAACGGGCGTTGACTTTTTGTTTCTCAAAGAAAATCTCGAAACGGCAGATGAACCTCTTATTAAGGCTGTTTTAGGCCCCGGCGAGGCCATCATGCGTATTCAAGGCCTGCCGCTGCGGGACAAGCTCGCGCTCTGGAGCACGAGCGCAGAGCGCCTTGATTATTATCGGAAAATGGACGTGCGGGACTATCTGCTCATTCTCGATAGCATCCGCCCTTTCCGTCTGCCGGAAAAAGCGGAATTTCAGCTCATGAAGCTGCCCTTCAACGTTCGTGACGCGGCGATATTGGCAGACTTTCTTGAGCACGTGGAGACCTGCTTTATCAAAAAAGAGGCAGCAATCAATAAGCCGAAGGCGGCGGGGCAGACGCTGGCAGATTTCGAGCGGTACTATCAGAAGCTGGGGCTGTATTATGCGTTTTCCAAAAATTTTAATTTGTCGTTTGAGCCGGAATGGGTCTATGCCGAGCGCGCGGCAACGAGCGAGAAAATCAACCGACTTTTATTAAAACTTTGA